In Amycolatopsis methanolica 239, a single genomic region encodes these proteins:
- a CDS encoding rhodanese-like domain-containing protein, producing MNVQPGDIPTASVSELPADGLVLLDVREQDEWDAGHAPGAIHIPLGELPARTDELAQLPDDQPLYVVCRTGGRSARAAAWLNASGWDAINVAGGMKSWETEGRPVVGEHDGPPEVL from the coding sequence GTGAACGTGCAACCAGGTGACATACCGACCGCGTCCGTCTCCGAACTGCCCGCGGACGGGCTGGTGTTGCTGGACGTGCGCGAACAGGACGAGTGGGACGCCGGCCACGCCCCCGGCGCGATCCACATCCCGCTCGGCGAGCTGCCCGCGCGCACCGACGAACTGGCCCAGCTGCCCGACGACCAGCCGCTCTACGTGGTGTGCCGCACCGGCGGCCGCTCCGCGCGGGCCGCGGCGTGGCTCAACGCGAGCGGCTGGGACGCGATCAACGTGGCAGGCGGCATGAAGTCCTGGGAGACCGAGGGCCGCCCGGTCGTCGGCGAGCACGACGGCCCGCCCGAGGTCCTGTAG
- a CDS encoding DUF4328 domain-containing protein, whose translation MANPPPGAIGPRPPRPAERYDGPPSYHVPPRWGFPHLAWRVPTAVPGTPSGYPSPAERVRVLHRNAVTILWFLAGLAAVAAGAEFWRYALLVMSRSTALHASTVAFSDALEIIASLLTVVFGLIAVAATLWWLLVARSAAAEAAGQEPARSTGEVVAGVLVPGVNLVMAGSILAELEHLVLGREPDRRPRPSRLVLAWWAAWVVNEVLMVLVIGWRFKDGVQAMADGVLLTGLLNTSAAVLAGLTAVLVYRLTTLLAPVRTDRLRPLQVRSVKGAPPPELRTARPTGAAR comes from the coding sequence GTGGCGAACCCTCCACCGGGTGCGATCGGTCCCCGCCCGCCGCGCCCGGCCGAGCGCTACGACGGCCCGCCGTCGTACCACGTGCCGCCGCGCTGGGGTTTTCCGCACCTGGCGTGGCGGGTGCCGACGGCGGTGCCCGGCACCCCGTCCGGATATCCGAGCCCGGCCGAACGCGTGCGGGTGCTGCACCGCAACGCCGTCACGATCCTGTGGTTCCTCGCCGGGCTGGCTGCGGTCGCGGCGGGTGCCGAGTTCTGGCGTTACGCGTTGCTGGTGATGAGCCGGTCGACCGCCCTGCACGCGTCGACCGTGGCGTTCTCGGACGCGCTGGAGATCATCGCGTCCCTGCTGACCGTGGTGTTCGGGCTGATCGCCGTCGCCGCGACGCTGTGGTGGCTGCTGGTCGCCCGCAGCGCTGCCGCGGAGGCCGCCGGGCAGGAGCCGGCCCGCTCGACGGGCGAGGTCGTGGCCGGGGTGCTGGTGCCGGGGGTGAACCTGGTGATGGCGGGCTCCATCCTCGCCGAACTGGAGCACCTGGTGCTGGGCCGCGAGCCGGACCGCCGCCCCCGCCCGTCGCGGCTGGTGCTGGCCTGGTGGGCGGCCTGGGTGGTCAACGAGGTGCTCATGGTGCTGGTCATCGGGTGGCGCTTCAAGGACGGCGTGCAGGCGATGGCGGACGGCGTGCTGCTGACCGGGTTGCTGAACACCTCGGCCGCGGTGCTGGCCGGGCTGACCGCGGTGCTGGTGTACCGCCTGACGACGCTGCTGGCGCCGGTCCGCACCGACCGGCTGCGCCCGCTGCAGGTGCGCTCCGTGAAGGGCGCCCCGCCGCCGGAGCTGCGCACCGCCCGGCCCACCGGCGCGGCCCGCTGA